A single window of Nicotiana tomentosiformis chromosome 1, ASM39032v3, whole genome shotgun sequence DNA harbors:
- the LOC104100031 gene encoding nuclear transcription factor Y subunit B-4-like — MDMDEHVKLVPIANVGRIMKQILPPTAKISKEAKETIQECASEFISFVTGEASDKCHKENRRTVNGDDVCWAFSSLGFDNYAEAMLRYLYKLREFERQRANQTKGSNDEDTDEAASESENQEITTT; from the coding sequence ATGGACATGGATGAACATGTGAAATTGGTTCCGATAGCCAATGTAGGAAGGATAATGAAACAAATCCTGCCACCAACTGCCAAAATCTCCAAAGAAGCTAAAGAGACAATTCAAGAATGTGCATCAGAGTTTATAAGTTTTGTTACTGGAGAAGCATCTGACAAGTGTCACAAGGAGAATCGAAGGACGGTTAATGGAGATGACGTCTGTTGGGCTTTCAGTTCATTAGGTTTTGACAACTATGCCGAGGCCATGTTGAGGTACTTGTATAAATTAAGGGAGTTTGAAAGACAAAGGGCAAATCAGACCAAAGGTTCAAATGATGAAGATACAGATGAAGCTGCAAGTGAATCTGAGAATCAAGAAATTACCACTACTTAA